The following DNA comes from Palaemon carinicauda isolate YSFRI2023 chromosome 27, ASM3689809v2, whole genome shotgun sequence.
AGGTGGCGTAAGAACATGGCAACTTTCCCTTTTTCCCTTCTTTTCAAAAACCAATCCTTGGAAAATATTTCATCTACTTTTTCTTGCACTTTCTGTAATGGCATTTCAAAATAGTATATGTCCTGGGAATTGGGTATGGGATTGGCTACCAAGAGTAAAGTAAGACCTATTCTGTGAACACTGATAGTCAGAACTGCCAGTTAGTTATCTACCAATGTTTCAATAAGTTAGTGAATAAAAAGACGtctgcagcaaatgtctttatgttaaacaggctgacataattattttacagtacatatatgaaatatctgttttgatgttactttttttagtatactttattctaattgttcattatttctcatatcttttattgatttccttatttcctttccatactgtgctgtttttccctgttgtagcccttggtcttatagcatctagcttttccaactaggtatgtaccttagctaataataataataataataataataatatgcgagtGAAGTTTGATCGTTTAGTTAAGTATAACTTATTACATCAAATTATAAATGCAATACTGAAAATGATTTAAAATTCAAGTTACTTCTATGAAAAACCAATATTAAATCCTCAGGCGTAGTTTTCagaaattgttaaatttttaatttttttcttaaacacCAGCTGTAATGTCTTTTAATAACATAATATAAAATTtagttattgcaaaaaaaaaaaaagaaaaaaaaaaaaaaaaaaaaaaaaccatgatataACAATAAAAGCCAACTTACATTTAACCTAAATCGACCCTTGATCTTTGAACAAATTCACAACCATGGACATTTTTTCTCCAGAACGAAGACATAATCTACGCCGTCCGAGCAGTTGTGTTGAATCAGGGTGCCGGAAGTGACGAAGAGAAACTGGCGGTAGAAAGTGATGCTACAGAACCTAGGGAACAACACGTGATGAACGAAAATTCAAATTCAGACAAAAAGCCTATGGAAGATGATTCAGTCACAACTGCTGACTGCTTAGGCCTATCCACCGAATACCTAAAGGACTGTACCAGCAGTGTTCTCCGTTGTAGGACCGGAAGAAATAGCTCCAAGGATGGGCAAACATTAGGATTGCAAAACACAAGTTTGCAGAATTTCCTGTCGCGCTTAGAGGCCCAGCCTATGGTGGTTGAGATATGGGGATTCGAACAGTAAGTCAGACTAAATGAACAAAGTTTATCAATAAATTTTGCATGAGCTAGATTTGTTCTTGAATACGTTATGAATATCAAAACAACAAAAGCCAATTAAACTACTCAATCTTAGGATCACAAAATATTGTTTTAACTTTTCATATTATTGCATCTTAGTACCTTGACAAATAGACATCTAAAGTA
Coding sequences within:
- the LOC137621232 gene encoding uncharacterized protein produces the protein MNENSNSDKKPMEDDSVTTADCLGLSTEYLKDCTSSVLRCRTGRNSSKDGQTLGLQNTSLQNFLSRLEAQPMVVEIWGFEHLSSATFSNHVSRILTYLVVLLQLNQR